In the Coriobacteriia bacterium genome, one interval contains:
- a CDS encoding UbiD family decarboxylase → MAAIKDLREFIALLEKKGQLKRITAEVDPNLEIGEITDRV, encoded by the coding sequence ATGGCAGCTATCAAGGACCTTCGGGAATTCATCGCGCTACTCGAGAAGAAGGGGCAGCTCAAGCGCATCACGGCCGAGGTAGATCCCAACCTCGAGATCGGCGAGATCACCGACCGCGTCA